A single Paenibacillus sp. FSL R5-0517 DNA region contains:
- a CDS encoding DUF370 domain-containing protein, which translates to MAIKLINIGFGNIVSANRIISIVSPESAPIKRIIQEARDRHMLIDATYGRRTRAVIITDSDHVILSAVQPETVAHRLSSKDDDNDE; encoded by the coding sequence ATGGCAATCAAACTCATTAACATTGGATTCGGTAACATCGTATCGGCGAACCGGATTATATCCATCGTGAGTCCGGAATCGGCGCCGATCAAGAGAATTATACAAGAGGCAAGAGATCGTCACATGCTGATTGATGCAACGTACGGAAGACGTACTCGTGCCGTAATTATTACGGATAGCGATCATGTCATTTTGTCTGCAGTTCAGCCTGAGACGGTCGCCCATCGTCTTTCTTCGAAAGATGATGATAACGACGAATAA
- a CDS encoding YicC/YloC family endoribonuclease, producing MSFSMTGYGQSAFHFGGYKVQLEIKSVNHRYCEVMMRLPREWTYYEDGLRKIVQSRLKRGRIDVYVMKEKEEDQALPAVLNEQTVRAYLQAAEQLETQYGMQGKPSIVDMLGLPDVMVHSDGTSSIPEEQKDEWERVLQEGLKEALSSLEQMRAREGLHLASDLERRITRLESLHTEMLDLAPTVVSDYRNKLRQRLTEMQEEGSFPFDEHKLGMEIAMFADRSNIEEELTRLQSHFGQSRELLKSDEPVGRKLDFLIQEMNREVNTIGSKANHLALVNRVVEMKAELEKIREQAANIE from the coding sequence ATGTCATTCAGTATGACCGGATACGGTCAATCCGCCTTTCATTTTGGCGGCTATAAGGTACAATTAGAGATCAAATCTGTTAATCATCGTTATTGCGAAGTGATGATGCGTCTGCCAAGAGAGTGGACGTATTATGAAGACGGTTTGAGGAAAATCGTACAGAGTCGTTTGAAACGTGGGCGGATTGATGTTTATGTAATGAAAGAAAAAGAGGAAGACCAGGCTCTTCCCGCTGTTCTGAATGAACAGACGGTCAGGGCCTATCTGCAGGCTGCAGAGCAACTGGAGACCCAATATGGAATGCAGGGCAAACCAAGTATTGTGGATATGCTTGGGCTGCCGGACGTTATGGTTCATTCGGATGGGACAAGTTCCATTCCCGAAGAGCAGAAGGACGAATGGGAGCGAGTTTTGCAGGAAGGATTGAAAGAGGCACTGTCCAGCCTTGAACAGATGCGCGCTCGCGAGGGTCTTCATCTGGCCAGTGATCTGGAACGGCGTATTACCCGTCTGGAGTCACTGCATACCGAGATGCTTGATCTTGCACCGACTGTGGTAAGTGATTATCGCAACAAGCTAAGACAGAGGCTTACGGAAATGCAGGAAGAAGGCTCTTTCCCTTTTGATGAGCATAAATTGGGTATGGAAATTGCAATGTTTGCCGATCGTTCTAACATAGAAGAGGAGCTTACGCGTCTACAGAGTCACTTTGGACAGAGCAGGGAACTGCTGAAAAGTGATGAGCCCGTAGGTCGTAAGTTGGACTTTCTAATTCAAGAGATGAATCGGGAAGTCAATACGATTGGATCAAAAGCCAACCATTTGGCTCTGGTGAATCGTGTTGTCGAAATGAAGGCAGAACTGGAGAAGATTCGTGAGCAAGCTGCGAATATCGAATGA
- a CDS encoding bifunctional homocysteine S-methyltransferase/methylenetetrahydrofolate reductase, with translation MKADLRKVMQERVLIGDGAMGTYLYQMGFPVGISYEELNLISPEVVAEVHRRYRDAGTEIFETNTYSANYDKLSKFGLESKVEDVNRTGVRIAKEVAGANGYVLGAVGSIRGGKRTNVSTSELKRFYQQQIFALLDEGVDGILLETFYDIEEMDIALLQARKLSDLPVIGQFAVEDVGHTLDGYTMPEAFRIMREQGADVIGFNCRSGPNGIMRAMETVSGRIGIPMSVYPNAGAADYVDGQFRYGATPEYFGQTAVQFAELGARIIGGCCGTTPDHITAMKEALADYVPSPILEPDPSESKPRIVLHEHVDERSGRGGQPTIVDLVKQRHTVIVELDPPRDLDIAKFMKGAETLKAAGADALTLADNSLAVTRMSNMALGHLVQDRTGLRPLVHIACRDRNLIGTQSHMMGFDALGINHVLAVTGDPARFGDLPGSSSVYDLTSFEIIRMIKQLNDGVAFSGKPLKQKAGFVIGAAFNPNVKYLDKAVQRLEKKIASGADYIMTQPVYDPELIVAMHEATKHLDVPIFVGVMPLASGRNAEYLHNEVPGIQLSDEVRSRMAGLEGEEGRAMGVKIAKELLDVATAHFKGIYLMTPFMFYGMTAELTQYVWEKSEHQCPTCFNPNNQLQ, from the coding sequence ATGAAGGCGGATTTGCGCAAAGTTATGCAGGAACGAGTTCTCATTGGAGATGGGGCCATGGGAACCTATCTGTACCAAATGGGATTCCCGGTAGGGATTTCATATGAAGAGTTAAACTTGATTTCACCTGAAGTAGTGGCAGAAGTACATCGCCGTTATCGGGACGCAGGTACAGAGATATTTGAAACGAATACGTACTCTGCCAACTATGACAAGTTGTCCAAGTTCGGCTTGGAGTCCAAGGTGGAGGATGTGAACCGGACCGGCGTTCGTATTGCCAAAGAGGTGGCTGGAGCTAACGGTTATGTTCTTGGTGCAGTAGGCTCTATTCGCGGAGGCAAACGGACAAACGTCTCCACAAGTGAACTGAAACGCTTTTATCAACAACAGATCTTTGCACTGCTTGATGAAGGCGTGGATGGTATTCTGCTTGAGACCTTCTATGATATCGAGGAAATGGATATTGCCCTTTTGCAAGCGCGCAAGCTAAGTGATCTACCCGTGATTGGGCAGTTCGCGGTAGAGGATGTAGGACACACACTGGACGGATACACAATGCCCGAAGCATTCCGGATCATGCGGGAGCAGGGTGCGGACGTGATTGGTTTTAACTGTCGCTCAGGTCCAAATGGAATTATGCGTGCCATGGAAACCGTCTCCGGACGTATTGGTATTCCAATGTCTGTTTATCCGAACGCGGGTGCAGCAGATTATGTGGATGGTCAGTTCCGTTATGGTGCGACTCCGGAGTACTTTGGTCAGACTGCAGTGCAATTTGCGGAACTCGGTGCCCGAATTATTGGCGGATGCTGTGGTACAACGCCCGATCATATTACCGCCATGAAAGAGGCGCTCGCAGATTACGTACCTTCGCCTATTTTGGAGCCTGATCCATCAGAATCCAAACCGCGTATTGTACTGCATGAGCATGTGGATGAGCGCTCCGGACGTGGAGGCCAGCCTACGATTGTTGATCTGGTCAAGCAGCGTCACACGGTCATTGTTGAACTTGATCCGCCGCGTGATTTGGACATTGCCAAGTTCATGAAAGGTGCCGAGACCCTAAAAGCAGCAGGAGCAGACGCTCTGACACTGGCCGATAATTCATTAGCGGTTACACGAATGAGCAACATGGCGCTGGGTCACCTCGTTCAGGATCGCACGGGTCTCCGTCCATTGGTGCATATTGCCTGCCGTGACCGGAATCTGATTGGAACGCAGTCCCACATGATGGGGTTTGATGCTCTGGGCATTAATCACGTACTGGCTGTGACAGGTGATCCTGCAAGATTTGGCGATCTGCCGGGTTCAAGCTCGGTATACGATCTGACCTCTTTTGAAATCATACGCATGATCAAACAGTTGAACGACGGTGTGGCCTTCTCGGGTAAACCGTTGAAGCAGAAAGCTGGCTTTGTTATCGGAGCCGCATTTAATCCCAATGTGAAATATTTGGATAAAGCTGTACAACGTCTGGAGAAGAAAATTGCCTCTGGTGCAGATTACATCATGACTCAGCCTGTCTATGATCCGGAGTTGATTGTGGCAATGCACGAAGCGACCAAACACCTGGATGTGCCTATTTTTGTAGGTGTAATGCCACTGGCAAGTGGACGGAATGCAGAATATCTGCACAACGAAGTTCCCGGAATTCAGCTTTCGGATGAAGTGCGTTCCCGTATGGCAGGTCTGGAAGGCGAAGAGGGCCGTGCGATGGGGGTAAAAATTGCCAAGGAACTGCTGGACGTAGCAACAGCGCATTTCAAAGGCATCTATCTTATGACACCGTTTATGTTCTACGGCATGACGGCCGAACTGACTCAATACGTATGGGAGAAGTCGGAGCATCAATGTCCTACTTGTTTCAACCCTAATAATCAATTACAATAG